The following coding sequences lie in one Mycobacterium sp. DL440 genomic window:
- a CDS encoding ABC transporter permease subunit (The N-terminal region of this protein, as described by TIGR01726, is a three transmembrane segment that identifies a subfamily of ABC transporter permease subunits, which specificities that include histidine, arginine, glutamine, glutamate, L-cystine (sic), the opines (in Agrobacterium) octopine and nopaline, etc.), which yields MRSRRIPLLGLLLIVAVLLAACGGKAGNTDEPLKSAGVLRVGTEGVYSPFSYHDPATGQLVGYDVDVARAVGDKLGVRVEFVETPWDSIFAALEANRFDMVANEVTISPERQAKYDLSQPYSVGEGVIVTRADDNSIKTVADLKGKVAAENATSNWSEIARKAGARVEAVEGFTQAIKLLNQGRVDVVVNDSIAVYAYLAETNDKSVKIAGNVGEKSEQGFAARKDSGLLPELNTALDELRADGTLATISQKYLKANASGAPAEGAPAVRSTWQLIADNLWPLAKAALTMTIPLTIISFVIGLVIALAVALARLSSNAVLSNIARFYISIIRGTPLLVQLFIVFFALPEFGVRIDPFPAAVIAFSLNVGGYAAEIIRSAIQSIPKGQWEAAETIGLNYTGTLRRIVLPQAARVAVPPLSNTLISLVKDTSLASTILVTELLRQAQIVAAPTFEFFALYGTAAIYYWVICLVLSFGQSRLERRLERHVAR from the coding sequence GTGCGCTCCCGACGAATTCCACTGCTGGGGCTCCTGCTGATCGTCGCGGTACTGCTGGCCGCCTGCGGCGGGAAGGCCGGTAATACTGACGAACCGCTGAAGTCGGCCGGTGTGCTGCGGGTCGGCACCGAGGGCGTGTATTCCCCGTTCAGCTACCACGACCCCGCCACCGGTCAACTCGTCGGCTATGACGTCGACGTCGCCCGCGCGGTCGGCGACAAACTCGGCGTCAGAGTCGAATTCGTCGAAACACCGTGGGATTCGATCTTCGCCGCGCTCGAGGCCAACCGGTTCGACATGGTGGCCAACGAGGTCACGATCTCGCCCGAGCGGCAGGCCAAATACGATCTGTCCCAGCCGTACTCGGTCGGCGAGGGTGTGATCGTCACTCGGGCCGACGACAACTCCATCAAGACCGTCGCCGATCTGAAAGGCAAAGTCGCTGCGGAGAACGCCACCAGCAACTGGTCGGAGATCGCCCGCAAGGCCGGGGCCCGGGTGGAAGCGGTCGAGGGCTTCACCCAGGCCATCAAGCTTCTCAACCAGGGCCGGGTCGACGTCGTGGTCAACGACAGCATCGCCGTCTACGCCTATCTGGCCGAGACCAACGACAAGTCGGTCAAGATCGCCGGAAACGTCGGCGAAAAGAGCGAACAGGGCTTTGCGGCACGCAAGGACAGCGGCCTGCTGCCCGAACTCAACACCGCACTCGACGAGTTACGGGCCGACGGCACCCTGGCCACCATCTCGCAGAAGTACCTCAAGGCCAACGCCTCCGGTGCGCCTGCCGAAGGTGCCCCGGCTGTCCGGTCGACATGGCAACTCATCGCCGACAATCTGTGGCCCCTGGCCAAAGCCGCTCTGACCATGACCATTCCGTTGACGATCATCAGCTTCGTCATCGGTCTCGTCATCGCGCTGGCCGTGGCGCTGGCCCGGCTGTCGTCGAATGCGGTGCTGAGCAACATCGCCCGGTTCTACATCTCGATCATCCGCGGGACACCGCTGCTGGTGCAGTTGTTCATCGTGTTCTTCGCGCTGCCCGAGTTCGGGGTGAGGATCGACCCGTTCCCCGCTGCGGTGATCGCGTTCAGCCTCAACGTCGGCGGCTACGCGGCCGAGATCATCCGCTCGGCGATCCAGAGCATCCCGAAGGGACAATGGGAGGCCGCCGAGACGATCGGGCTGAACTACACCGGCACCCTGCGACGCATCGTCCTGCCGCAGGCCGCGCGGGTGGCCGTGCCTCCGTTGTCGAACACGTTGATCTCGCTGGTGAAAGACACGTCCCTGGCGTCGACCATCCTGGTGACCGAACTGCTGCGCCAAGCCCAGATCGTCGCGGCGCCGACGTTCGAGTTCTTCGCGCTCTACGGCACGGCCGCGATCTACTACTGGGTGATCTGTCTGGTGCTGTCGTTCGGCCAGAGTCGCCTGGAGCGCCGACTGGAAAGGCACGTTGCGCGATGA
- a CDS encoding amino acid ABC transporter ATP-binding protein encodes MTTEREDRIVATEVHKAFGHFQVLKGVSFTVPRGTATTVIGPSGSGKTTLLRTLNALDVADSGVIRVGDTELDFAKPVPKDQLRRYRAQSGFVFQSHNLFPHRTVLQNVTEGPLVVQKRPREEVLSEAAELLGQVGLSNQQDKYPYQLSGGQQQRVGIARALALKPKVVLFDEPTSALDPELVGEVLAVIRDLAVEGWTLVIVTHEIQFARQVSDQVLFTDRGVILEQGPPAAVIGDPKEERTRQFLQRILNPL; translated from the coding sequence ATGACCACAGAACGCGAAGACCGGATCGTCGCCACCGAAGTGCACAAGGCCTTCGGCCACTTCCAGGTGCTCAAGGGTGTGTCGTTCACCGTGCCGCGGGGTACCGCCACGACGGTCATCGGCCCGTCGGGTTCCGGAAAGACCACGCTGCTGCGCACGCTGAACGCGCTCGACGTCGCCGACTCCGGGGTGATCCGGGTCGGCGACACCGAACTCGACTTCGCCAAACCGGTGCCCAAGGACCAGCTGCGTCGGTACCGGGCGCAGAGCGGCTTTGTGTTCCAGTCCCACAACCTGTTTCCGCACAGGACTGTGCTGCAGAACGTCACCGAGGGCCCGCTCGTGGTGCAGAAGCGCCCACGTGAGGAGGTGTTGAGCGAGGCGGCCGAGCTACTGGGCCAGGTCGGGCTGTCGAACCAACAGGACAAATATCCGTACCAGCTCTCGGGCGGCCAGCAGCAGCGCGTCGGAATCGCCCGGGCACTGGCACTGAAACCGAAAGTGGTGCTGTTCGACGAGCCGACCTCGGCACTGGACCCGGAACTGGTCGGCGAGGTACTCGCGGTGATCCGGGATCTGGCCGTCGAAGGCTGGACGCTGGTGATCGTCACACACGAAATCCAGTTCGCCCGACAGGTTTCCGATCAAGTGCTGTTCACTGACCGCGGGGTAATCCTGGAGCAGGGCCCACCCGCGGCGGTGATCGGCGACCCGAAAGAAGAGCGCACCCGCCAGTTCCTGCAGCGGATCCTCAACCCGCTGTAG
- a CDS encoding TetR/AcrR family transcriptional regulator, whose protein sequence is MSGADRRAQLLDIARDIVAADGFSGLTIERVATQAQVTRTVVYQQFTDLTGLTTALLDRESAIAFAGMGTVDQPDLGPEQLGRGILDYLQAAPTSWRITLRPPDGAPAEVRERIELGRGYARKVSAKQLSRAAGVDIDPDGTTVRILLSAIEELARLHLEDPQGHPDEEVLSHLRSLVAWALTFSGEQTPTAG, encoded by the coding sequence ATGTCCGGCGCTGACCGCCGGGCCCAATTACTCGATATCGCCCGCGATATCGTCGCCGCCGACGGATTCTCCGGGCTCACCATCGAGCGCGTCGCCACTCAGGCGCAGGTTACCCGCACCGTGGTGTACCAGCAGTTCACCGATCTGACTGGGTTGACCACCGCACTACTGGACCGGGAGTCGGCGATCGCGTTTGCCGGTATGGGCACGGTGGACCAACCGGATCTCGGCCCCGAGCAGCTCGGCCGCGGCATTCTCGACTACCTGCAGGCGGCGCCGACGAGCTGGCGCATCACCCTGCGGCCGCCCGACGGCGCGCCGGCCGAGGTGCGGGAGCGCATCGAGCTGGGCCGCGGCTATGCCAGGAAGGTCAGCGCCAAACAGCTGTCCCGCGCGGCAGGCGTGGACATCGACCCAGACGGGACAACCGTACGAATCCTGTTGTCCGCCATAGAAGAACTTGCCCGATTGCATCTGGAGGACCCTCAGGGGCATCCCGACGAGGAAGTGCTGAGCCATCTGCGCTCGCTGGTCGCCTGGGCGCTCACCTTCTCCGGCGAGCAGACACCTACAGCGGGTTGA
- the hpnE gene encoding hydroxysqualene dehydroxylase HpnE has product MGERYVVIGGGLAGLAAAVWLSEAGKNVTLLERRGQLGGRTHAMRAEIADDTPDNGQHVVASGYEHLWRYLTSVGTRQFIEFPKSSTLRWPDGRSITMQTTGLGAIRTLFGVHPDAGLADRLRAARATLRLGWQALHQPADLADLSTEQWFERVGMPAPAREALWDWLALGIAAEPVARESAKVFANVMATGFRLAVLHRTPVTIGYPTVDLDTLYIAGALKVFAERGVDVWYRSVARKIVIDNGRVTGITLSDGTQIPADAVVCAVPNSNIAGLLDDLPEHSEIYAAADKLGYTPIVSTNLYLDRALGTESAFEGLIGGTGVIDEVFDRQIMHGRTTERAWLYCLTTSGAYEQIHKSNDEIVDEQLALLRRYYPAACEAQVVQAQVVKMPKATFSQVVGTDALRPPQRTSVPTLVLAGDWTATDWSATMESAVQSAARAVDLLLGRK; this is encoded by the coding sequence ATGGGTGAGCGCTACGTGGTGATCGGCGGTGGGCTGGCGGGGTTGGCCGCCGCGGTGTGGCTGAGCGAAGCCGGAAAGAATGTCACCCTGTTGGAGCGTCGGGGTCAGCTCGGCGGGCGCACCCACGCGATGCGCGCCGAAATCGCCGACGACACACCTGACAACGGCCAGCACGTGGTCGCCAGCGGATATGAGCACCTGTGGCGCTATCTCACCAGTGTGGGTACCCGGCAGTTCATCGAGTTTCCCAAGAGTTCGACGCTGCGCTGGCCCGACGGGCGCAGCATCACCATGCAGACGACCGGCCTTGGCGCGATCCGCACGCTTTTCGGGGTCCATCCCGACGCCGGCCTCGCCGACCGGCTGCGGGCGGCCCGCGCCACGCTGCGGTTGGGTTGGCAGGCGTTGCATCAGCCGGCCGACCTGGCCGATCTGAGCACCGAGCAGTGGTTCGAGCGGGTGGGCATGCCTGCCCCGGCTCGAGAAGCGTTGTGGGACTGGCTCGCCCTGGGGATCGCAGCCGAACCGGTGGCACGTGAATCGGCGAAGGTGTTCGCCAACGTGATGGCCACCGGCTTCCGGCTCGCCGTCTTGCACCGCACCCCGGTCACCATCGGCTACCCCACAGTGGACCTCGACACGCTGTACATTGCCGGGGCGTTGAAAGTGTTCGCGGAGCGCGGTGTCGACGTGTGGTACCGCTCGGTGGCCCGAAAGATTGTGATCGACAACGGCAGGGTTACCGGCATTACCTTGTCCGACGGCACGCAGATCCCCGCCGACGCCGTGGTCTGTGCAGTGCCCAACTCGAACATCGCCGGGCTGCTCGATGATCTCCCCGAACATTCCGAAATCTATGCCGCGGCAGACAAACTCGGCTACACGCCGATCGTCAGCACCAATCTGTATCTGGACCGGGCGCTCGGTACCGAATCCGCCTTCGAGGGTCTCATCGGCGGCACCGGGGTGATCGACGAGGTCTTCGACCGCCAGATCATGCACGGCCGCACCACCGAACGGGCCTGGCTGTATTGCCTGACGACCAGCGGCGCCTACGAGCAGATCCACAAGAGCAACGACGAGATCGTCGACGAGCAGCTGGCGCTGCTGCGCCGGTACTACCCGGCGGCATGTGAGGCGCAGGTGGTACAGGCGCAGGTGGTCAAGATGCCCAAGGCGACCTTCTCGCAGGTGGTGGGAACCGACGCACTGCGTCCACCGCAACGCACCTCGGTGCCCACTCTGGTGCTGGCCGGCGACTGGACCGCCACCGACTGGTCAGCCACCATGGAGAGTGCGGTACAGAGCGCCGCCAGGGCCGTGGACCTGTTGCTCGGCCGGAAATGA
- a CDS encoding acetyl-CoA hydrolase/transferase family protein, with translation MPEELTAEQAAARLATADTLGIPLGPGQPPAFLRALGERTDWTDLRVYGALLGVGTELFTRPGVHYLSGFFGPFERMLRDMGAEVEFAPADFRRFAPLLERQAPRVMTTVAAQPDADGWCSLSLHAGATVGELRRTGADPQRLLVVEASDAYPRTFGLDDYRHALHVDEIDILVHSTDAPLALPAASPTDVDRAIARHAVEYIPSGATLQTGIGSIPSQIATLLAEGDGGGYGMHSEMFTDGCMQLHRAGKVTNVGKGLYDGVSVTTFAFGSAELYAWLDGNSDVAFLPVEIVNSPEVIGANNDMVTINGALGVDLHGQVVADTIAGNQFSGVGGAEDFVAGAGLDLSDRSLICLPSTFEKDGVIQSRIVPWFGPGAVITTPRHQVDVIVTEYGAAELEGRTVRERGEALAAITHPRFRDEMLAAAERASKGRSPVQ, from the coding sequence ATGCCGGAAGAGCTCACCGCCGAACAGGCCGCTGCGCGCCTGGCGACCGCCGACACGCTCGGGATCCCGCTGGGGCCCGGTCAGCCGCCGGCGTTTCTGCGGGCACTCGGCGAGCGCACGGATTGGACGGACCTGCGCGTCTATGGCGCGCTGCTCGGGGTCGGCACCGAACTGTTCACCCGGCCCGGTGTCCATTACCTGTCCGGTTTCTTCGGTCCTTTCGAGCGGATGCTGCGGGATATGGGCGCCGAGGTGGAATTCGCGCCGGCGGATTTCCGTCGGTTCGCCCCGTTGCTCGAGCGCCAGGCGCCGCGGGTGATGACGACCGTCGCCGCGCAGCCCGACGCGGACGGTTGGTGCTCGCTATCGCTGCATGCCGGTGCGACCGTCGGCGAATTGCGCCGCACCGGTGCCGATCCGCAGCGATTGCTGGTCGTCGAGGCGTCCGATGCCTACCCGCGAACGTTCGGGCTCGACGATTACCGCCACGCACTGCACGTTGACGAGATCGACATCCTCGTGCACTCCACCGACGCACCGCTCGCGCTGCCCGCAGCCTCGCCCACCGATGTCGACAGAGCGATCGCGAGACACGCCGTCGAGTACATCCCCTCGGGCGCGACACTGCAGACCGGCATCGGCTCGATTCCCAGCCAGATCGCCACGCTGCTCGCCGAGGGCGACGGGGGTGGGTACGGCATGCACAGCGAGATGTTCACCGATGGGTGCATGCAGTTGCACCGTGCGGGCAAGGTCACCAACGTCGGGAAAGGTCTGTACGACGGGGTGAGCGTGACGACTTTCGCCTTCGGGTCGGCCGAGCTCTACGCGTGGCTCGACGGCAACTCCGACGTCGCGTTCCTGCCGGTCGAGATCGTCAACTCGCCGGAGGTGATCGGCGCGAACAACGACATGGTCACGATCAACGGCGCGCTCGGGGTCGACCTCCACGGCCAGGTCGTCGCCGACACCATCGCCGGCAACCAGTTCAGTGGGGTCGGCGGCGCCGAGGACTTCGTGGCCGGCGCCGGACTGGATCTATCGGACCGCTCGTTGATCTGTCTGCCCTCGACGTTCGAGAAGGACGGCGTGATCCAGTCGCGGATCGTGCCGTGGTTCGGCCCCGGCGCCGTGATCACGACGCCTCGGCATCAGGTCGATGTGATCGTCACCGAGTACGGCGCAGCCGAATTGGAGGGCCGGACGGTCCGTGAGCGCGGTGAGGCGCTGGCCGCGATCACACACCCGCGGTTCCGCGACGAAATGCTGGCCGCGGCCGAGCGTGCGTCGAAGGGGCGTTCGCCTGTCCAATAG
- a CDS encoding MFS transporter produces the protein MAIAAAAGTAAIYPLQPAVSDVADSLDISVAHVGIALACGPVGYLLGLALLVPLVDRFPPKYVLAAQFGALAAALAANAAAGTMWLLALTITLIGACSTVGAQLSSITARFVPDGHRATALGIVTAGISAGIIGGRIAGGRLTDVSGWRGALLVFALASAIAALVSVRTLPATAGSTTSSIMATLRTLPGLYVRFPKLRIAAVRGSLWFFAFCAVWAGLAVALAQPPYSYSAERIGLYALAGLLGIVATRIAGTWTDRVGPRRVMLVGLVAAALGAITLAVCLSNTAATLIGLAVFDAGLFAAQVANQSTVLAIDAAAPARFNSAYMVVYFVGGSLGTAFGAAAVGWMGWPATAGVSSAAIVVALLLSAADRPSRQSGCRRRMPRQRDKVRAGQLTGTP, from the coding sequence ATGGCGATTGCCGCCGCCGCCGGCACTGCCGCGATCTATCCGCTCCAACCGGCGGTATCCGATGTCGCTGACAGTCTTGACATCTCGGTTGCCCACGTCGGTATCGCGCTGGCATGCGGTCCCGTCGGCTACCTGTTGGGGCTCGCGCTGCTGGTACCGCTCGTCGACCGGTTTCCGCCGAAATACGTCCTCGCCGCACAGTTCGGCGCCTTGGCTGCGGCCTTGGCGGCCAACGCCGCCGCCGGCACGATGTGGCTGCTGGCACTCACCATCACGCTGATCGGTGCCTGTTCTACGGTTGGTGCGCAGTTGAGTTCGATCACCGCGCGCTTCGTCCCCGACGGCCATCGGGCCACCGCGCTGGGCATTGTCACCGCGGGCATTTCAGCCGGAATCATCGGTGGCCGAATCGCCGGTGGCAGGCTGACCGACGTATCGGGATGGCGCGGCGCCCTGCTCGTGTTCGCACTCGCGTCCGCCATCGCCGCACTTGTCTCCGTACGAACCTTGCCTGCCACAGCCGGTTCGACCACGAGCAGCATCATGGCAACACTTCGCACCCTCCCCGGCCTGTACGTGCGGTTCCCGAAGCTGCGTATCGCCGCGGTACGCGGGTCGCTTTGGTTCTTCGCGTTCTGCGCGGTATGGGCCGGCCTCGCTGTTGCGCTGGCACAACCGCCGTATTCCTATTCGGCCGAACGGATCGGCCTGTACGCCCTTGCCGGCCTCCTTGGCATCGTCGCGACGCGCATCGCCGGCACGTGGACCGATCGCGTGGGCCCGCGTCGAGTGATGCTGGTCGGCCTGGTCGCCGCGGCCCTCGGCGCGATCACCCTCGCTGTGTGCCTGTCGAACACGGCGGCCACGCTCATCGGTCTGGCCGTGTTCGACGCCGGGCTCTTCGCCGCCCAAGTTGCCAATCAGAGCACGGTTTTGGCGATCGACGCCGCCGCACCCGCGCGCTTCAACAGCGCCTACATGGTGGTGTACTTCGTGGGCGGCAGCCTCGGTACCGCCTTCGGCGCGGCCGCCGTCGGATGGATGGGGTGGCCGGCGACCGCGGGAGTCAGCTCCGCGGCAATCGTTGTCGCGCTGCTGCTCAGCGCTGCAGATCGACCGTCACGCCAGAGTGGCTGCCGTCGCCGAATGCCACGCCAGCGTGACAAAGTGCGGGCGGGTCAGTTGACGGGCACCCCGTAA
- the tgt gene encoding tRNA guanosine(34) transglycosylase Tgt: protein MDQPYFTVEAELPGRFGRVGTIHTPHGDIHTPAFIAVGTAATVKSVLPETMKQLGAQAVLANAYHLYLQPGPDVVAEAGGLGAFMNWPGPTFTDSGGFQVMSLGVGFKKVLAMDTERLQTDDIIAKGKERLAVVDDDGVTFRSHLDGSKHRFTPEVSIGIQNKLGADIIFAFDELTTLVNTRAYQESSVQRTHEWAVRCLAEHHRLQALSPERPRQALFGVVQGAQYEDLRRQAASGLASIGQEAGPAEGLSFDGYGIGGALEKQNLATIVGWVSSELPADKPRHLLGISEPDDLFDAVAAGADTFDCVSPSRVARNAAVYSATGRYNITGARYKRDFTPIDAECDCYTCANYSRAYIRHLFKAKEMLSATLCTIHNERFVIRLVDQIRASIVAGEFDELRSHVLGRYYGVPVN from the coding sequence GTGGACCAGCCGTATTTCACCGTGGAGGCCGAGTTGCCCGGCCGATTCGGCCGGGTCGGGACCATTCACACTCCGCACGGCGATATCCACACTCCGGCGTTCATCGCGGTCGGGACTGCGGCCACCGTGAAATCAGTGCTTCCCGAGACCATGAAACAGCTTGGCGCCCAAGCGGTCCTGGCCAACGCCTATCACCTGTACCTGCAGCCGGGCCCGGACGTCGTGGCCGAGGCCGGCGGCCTCGGGGCGTTCATGAACTGGCCTGGCCCGACCTTCACCGACAGCGGCGGCTTCCAGGTGATGTCGCTGGGTGTCGGCTTCAAGAAGGTCCTGGCCATGGACACCGAACGGCTGCAGACCGACGACATCATCGCCAAGGGCAAAGAACGGCTGGCTGTCGTGGACGACGACGGCGTCACGTTCCGCTCGCATCTGGACGGCTCGAAACACCGGTTCACCCCTGAGGTGTCGATCGGCATCCAGAACAAGCTCGGCGCCGACATCATCTTCGCGTTTGACGAGCTCACCACGCTCGTCAACACCCGCGCCTACCAGGAAAGCTCGGTGCAGCGCACCCATGAGTGGGCGGTGCGTTGTCTGGCCGAGCATCACCGGCTGCAGGCGCTGTCGCCGGAGCGGCCGCGGCAGGCGCTGTTCGGAGTGGTGCAAGGTGCTCAGTACGAGGATCTGCGCCGGCAGGCCGCGAGTGGGCTGGCCTCGATCGGGCAGGAGGCCGGGCCCGCCGAGGGGCTGAGCTTCGACGGCTACGGCATCGGCGGCGCGCTGGAGAAGCAGAACCTGGCGACCATCGTCGGCTGGGTCAGCAGTGAACTCCCCGCGGACAAGCCCCGGCACCTGCTCGGGATCAGCGAACCCGATGACCTGTTCGACGCCGTGGCCGCGGGGGCCGACACCTTCGACTGTGTGTCGCCGTCGCGGGTGGCGCGCAATGCGGCGGTGTACTCGGCGACGGGACGGTACAACATCACGGGGGCCCGGTACAAACGGGATTTCACCCCGATCGACGCCGAATGTGATTGCTACACCTGCGCCAACTACTCGCGCGCCTACATTCGGCACCTGTTCAAGGCCAAGGAGATGTTGTCCGCGACGCTGTGCACGATCCACAACGAGCGGTTCGTGATCCGGCTGGTCGATCAGATCCGGGCATCGATCGTCGCCGGTGAGTTCGATGAGCTGCGGTCGCACGTGCTGGGTCGGTATTACGGGGTGCCCGTCAACTGA
- a CDS encoding lipoprotein LpqH, whose translation MSRPIVIATGFAVFLAAVAGCSSQESGSSGKSGQGRVTFGPNDAGPVTSVSCETKDGLTTIGIKGKMPASVMLTDGEAPVVQSVNIGDVNGEGASLTYLSGLSGAPVVAARDGKGYTITGNGMGIDPNEPSAPVDMPFDIAVSCP comes from the coding sequence ATGAGCCGCCCCATTGTCATTGCCACCGGATTTGCTGTGTTTCTGGCTGCAGTCGCCGGATGCTCGTCGCAGGAATCGGGTTCTTCAGGGAAGTCCGGCCAGGGCCGCGTCACCTTCGGTCCTAACGACGCCGGTCCGGTCACCAGCGTCAGCTGTGAGACCAAGGACGGACTGACCACGATCGGCATCAAGGGCAAGATGCCGGCCTCTGTGATGCTGACCGACGGGGAGGCACCGGTGGTGCAGTCGGTGAACATCGGCGATGTGAACGGCGAGGGAGCTTCGCTGACCTACCTCTCCGGCTTGTCCGGCGCACCGGTCGTGGCCGCGCGCGACGGCAAGGGCTACACCATCACCGGCAACGGCATGGGCATCGATCCCAACGAACCCAGCGCACCGGTGGACATGCCGTTCGACATCGCAGTCAGCTGCCCCTGA
- a CDS encoding haloalkane dehalogenase, with product MQTLRTPDDRFGNLPEFAYLPEYSEIDDNDGGRLRVAWVQAGPPDADPVLLLHGEPSWSFLYRRMIPILAAAGHRVVCPDLVGFGRSDKPTRVEDHTYARHVEWMRTLACDVLDLRRVTLVGQDWGGLIGLRLAAENPDRFANIVVANTGLPSGDIPMPEIWWQFRTAIQNLPTIDVGRFVAAGCRRPVSDEIRAAYDAPFPDDTFCAGPRAMPGLVPTTPDDPAATANRSAWKTLAASEIPMLVAFSDGDPITGAMASIFQRDMRGAQGIEHPVIANAGHFLQEDAGDELAGAIVTFLRGS from the coding sequence ATGCAGACGTTGCGTACTCCAGACGACCGGTTCGGTAATCTGCCTGAGTTTGCTTATCTACCAGAGTATTCCGAGATCGATGACAACGACGGTGGCCGATTGCGGGTGGCCTGGGTGCAGGCCGGTCCGCCGGACGCCGACCCGGTGCTGTTGTTGCACGGGGAACCATCCTGGTCGTTTCTGTACCGCCGCATGATCCCGATCCTGGCCGCAGCGGGCCATCGCGTCGTCTGCCCCGACCTGGTCGGCTTCGGCAGGTCGGACAAACCCACGCGCGTCGAGGATCACACGTATGCCCGGCACGTCGAGTGGATGCGGACGCTGGCCTGCGACGTCCTGGACTTGCGGAGGGTGACCCTCGTCGGTCAGGACTGGGGTGGTCTGATCGGGCTGCGCCTGGCTGCCGAGAATCCCGACCGGTTCGCCAATATCGTCGTCGCCAACACGGGACTGCCCAGCGGCGACATTCCCATGCCGGAGATCTGGTGGCAGTTCCGCACGGCCATCCAGAATCTGCCGACGATCGACGTCGGCAGATTCGTGGCGGCCGGGTGCCGCCGCCCGGTCAGCGACGAGATCAGGGCGGCTTACGACGCCCCGTTCCCCGACGACACCTTTTGCGCGGGTCCGCGCGCGATGCCCGGTCTGGTTCCCACCACGCCCGACGACCCGGCTGCCACCGCCAACCGGTCAGCTTGGAAAACGTTGGCGGCCAGCGAAATCCCGATGCTGGTGGCGTTCAGCGACGGTGACCCGATCACCGGAGCCATGGCGTCCATCTTTCAGCGGGACATGCGCGGCGCACAGGGTATCGAGCATCCGGTGATCGCGAACGCCGGTCATTTTTTGCAGGAAGATGCCGGCGACGAACTCGCCGGGGCGATCGTGACCTTCCTCAGGGGCAGCTGA
- a CDS encoding lipoprotein LpqH, whose product MKREFLVAVGGAAIVIAGLSGCSSSDKKDSSSDTKATASASATASVEAGDAKATTGSGTARVSIDGKDHKVEGTVVCATVAGNVTLTVGQGVSGVSATLGEGDQPSVTAVALGNIDGVSLTYAPGMPGGSAEATKDGNKYTVKGDATGMDGMNPVTKPFELEVSCP is encoded by the coding sequence GTGAAGCGTGAGTTCCTGGTAGCCGTCGGCGGCGCCGCGATCGTCATCGCCGGCCTGTCCGGCTGTTCGTCGAGCGACAAGAAAGACAGCTCCAGCGACACGAAGGCGACGGCATCGGCGTCAGCCACGGCTTCGGTCGAGGCCGGCGATGCCAAGGCCACAACAGGTTCGGGCACCGCCCGGGTCAGCATCGACGGCAAGGACCACAAGGTCGAGGGCACGGTCGTGTGCGCCACGGTCGCAGGCAATGTCACCCTGACCGTCGGGCAGGGCGTGTCCGGAGTCAGCGCCACTCTCGGCGAGGGCGACCAGCCGTCGGTGACCGCGGTGGCACTGGGCAACATCGACGGTGTCAGCCTCACCTACGCCCCAGGCATGCCCGGCGGCAGCGCCGAAGCCACCAAGGATGGCAACAAGTACACGGTCAAGGGTGACGCAACAGGCATGGACGGAATGAACCCGGTGACCAAGCCTTTCGAGCTCGAGGTCTCCTGCCCGTAG